Proteins encoded in a region of the Penaeus vannamei isolate JL-2024 chromosome 30, ASM4276789v1, whole genome shotgun sequence genome:
- the LOC113824250 gene encoding zinc finger protein 513, giving the protein MCERTLERSPMPALSAHTDQGNKVASRDMCIHITTKVSVDHNTLGTSEGRPTKTIGIAEAIGATGCKNFSSATPKIRSCPYCSFTTTIATQLSEHLRSHAVRELFPCPHCPFQCFQVESIRAHIRTHTGEKPFGCAYCSYRSAQKGNMKRHVLKHHT; this is encoded by the exons ATGTGCGAACGCACACTGGAGAGAAGCCCTATGCCTGCTCTCTCTGCTCATACAGATCAAGGCAACAAAGTAGCCTCAAgagacatgtgtatacacatcacAACTAAG GTGTCAGTGGACCACAACACCCTTGGCACCTCCGAGGGCAGACCAACAAAGACCATAGGGATTGCCGAGGCAATAGGAGCTACAGGCTGCAAGAATTTCTCCTCTGCTACTCCCAAGATCCGATCCTGCCCCTATTGCTCCTTCACTACAACCATTGCCACACAACTCTCTGAACACCTGCGGAGCCACGCAGTCAGAGAGTTATTCCCATGTCCACACTGTCCTTTTCAGTGCTTCCAGGTGGAGAGCATCAGGGctcacatacggacacacactgGTGAGAAGCCATTCGGTTGCGCCTACTGTTCCTATAGGTCAGCACAGAAAGGGAACATGAAGAGACATGTGTTAAAGCATCATACCTAA